In Oligoflexia bacterium, a single genomic region encodes these proteins:
- the metK gene encoding methionine adenosyltransferase — protein sequence MLKNFLFTSESVTEGHPDKICDQISDALLDEMLKQDPQSRVAAETMCGTGFIHIAGEVTSNAKVEISDVARQVVKEIGYDASEKGFDADTCAVHVSLGKQSQDISVGVSEGEGLFKEQGAGDQGLMFGFACNENKDFMPSPIYYAHLLTRQLANVRHNKTLAYLRPDGKSQVSIQYENGKPVHIDTVLISSQHDENIDHETISQDIRNKVILPFLPENLISDKTKILVNPTGRFVLGGPKGDCGLTGRKIIVDTYGGWGRHGGGAFSGKDATKVDRSAAYMARYIAKNIVAAELADQCEVQLAYAIGVADPVSIMVDTFDSAKIDDEKLPQAIREIFPLKPKGIIETLDLTSPRFRATATYGHFGRDEAGFTWEKTDKVNELKSFFA from the coding sequence ATGTTAAAGAACTTTTTGTTTACGTCAGAGTCAGTCACTGAGGGTCATCCAGATAAAATTTGTGATCAGATTTCAGATGCCTTGTTAGATGAGATGTTAAAACAGGATCCTCAAAGTCGGGTTGCAGCAGAAACCATGTGTGGAACCGGATTTATTCATATTGCAGGAGAAGTAACCAGTAATGCTAAAGTAGAAATTTCAGATGTGGCACGTCAAGTGGTTAAAGAGATTGGCTATGATGCAAGTGAAAAAGGTTTTGATGCAGATACTTGTGCAGTACATGTTTCTTTAGGAAAACAATCACAAGATATATCGGTTGGTGTATCTGAAGGTGAAGGTTTATTTAAAGAGCAAGGTGCAGGTGATCAAGGTTTGATGTTTGGTTTTGCCTGCAATGAAAACAAAGATTTTATGCCATCTCCCATTTATTATGCTCACTTATTAACCAGACAATTGGCAAATGTTCGACATAATAAAACTTTAGCATATTTAAGACCGGATGGTAAAAGTCAGGTCAGCATCCAATATGAGAACGGTAAACCAGTTCATATTGATACGGTTCTTATTTCTTCTCAACATGATGAAAACATTGATCATGAAACAATTTCGCAAGATATAAGAAATAAAGTTATTCTTCCTTTCCTGCCAGAAAATTTAATCAGTGATAAAACTAAAATATTGGTTAACCCAACAGGTCGTTTTGTTTTGGGTGGACCTAAAGGTGATTGTGGTTTGACGGGCAGAAAAATTATAGTGGATACCTATGGCGGTTGGGGAAGGCACGGGGGCGGAGCTTTTTCAGGTAAAGATGCAACAAAAGTTGATCGTAGCGCAGCTTATATGGCCCGTTATATTGCAAAGAATATTGTTGCTGCTGAATTGGCAGATCAGTGTGAAGTGCAATTGGCTTACGCTATTGGTGTAGCTGACCCAGTATCCATTATGGTAGACACCTTTGATAGTGCTAAAATCGATGATGAGAAATTACCACAAGCGATTCGGGAAATTTTTCCACTGAAACCTAAAGGTATCATTGAAACCTTAGACTTAACCAGCCCACGTTTTCGTGCTACTGCGACCTATGGTCATTTTGGTAGAGATGAAGCGGGGTTTACGTGGGAAAAAACTGATAAAGTAAATGAGTTAAAAAGCTTTTTTGCTTAA
- the rapZ gene encoding RNase adapter RapZ yields the protein MKPKESKKLNLIIVSGLSGAGKSTVIKSLEDIGFYCIDNLPVQMFDQCVSYFKQSKENIENIALVIDARESLVNIKPFADKINQLRLNGEKVKLLFLQADKESLLKRFRLTRRRHPVDKKGDIVSAIEEELRILQPLKMEADQVIDTSAYNVHELKRHCMEIFSSWPVYKNMFISVLSFGFKHGLPHNADLVFDVRFLNNPYFQDHLKKLSGLDEAVKLYVMQQVDAQKYLDYIQDLLKFSIPKYEQEPKAYLTIAIGCTGGQHRSVAMAEQVYKFIAQTYKSVSIRHRDIMLDMTSA from the coding sequence ATGAAGCCAAAAGAGAGTAAAAAATTAAACCTGATTATTGTTTCTGGTTTGTCAGGGGCAGGAAAGTCAACGGTTATTAAATCCTTAGAAGATATTGGTTTTTATTGCATTGATAATCTGCCGGTACAAATGTTTGATCAATGTGTCAGCTACTTTAAGCAGTCTAAAGAAAACATAGAGAATATTGCCCTAGTCATAGATGCAAGAGAGAGTTTGGTTAATATCAAACCTTTTGCAGATAAGATTAACCAACTTAGATTAAATGGTGAAAAAGTAAAACTGTTGTTTTTGCAAGCAGACAAAGAAAGTTTACTTAAACGATTTCGGTTAACACGTAGGCGACATCCTGTAGATAAAAAAGGAGATATTGTTTCTGCAATAGAAGAGGAATTAAGAATTTTACAACCTCTAAAAATGGAAGCTGATCAAGTTATTGATACTAGTGCTTATAATGTGCATGAATTAAAACGGCACTGTATGGAAATTTTTTCATCTTGGCCAGTCTATAAAAACATGTTTATTTCAGTGCTGTCATTTGGATTTAAACATGGTCTACCTCATAACGCGGATCTAGTTTTTGATGTAAGGTTTTTAAACAATCCTTATTTTCAAGACCATTTAAAAAAATTAAGTGGTTTAGATGAGGCAGTAAAGCTTTATGTTATGCAGCAAGTAGATGCGCAAAAATACTTAGACTATATCCAAGATTTGTTGAAGTTTTCTATTCCAAAGTATGAACAGGAACCTAAGGCTTACTTGACGATTGCCATTGGTTGTACAGGTGGACAGCATAGATCAGTTGCTATGGCTGAACAAGTTTATAAATTTATTGCTCAAACGTATAAATCAGTTTCAATTAGACATAGAGATATTATGCTAGATATGACCAGCGCATAA
- a CDS encoding PTS sugar transporter subunit IIA produces the protein MSVWEKTQNKYVLLNLESNSKASILKELAAYAAKKIGDVDAQEIAQALINREKLSSTAIGAGVAIPHVRLKSFKDSHVLIAKSAKGVGFDAIDEKPVHLIFCVLSPVKATEKHLKLLSRVAKFLHDTSFKEQLIKASDENEVLQALAKKDSSY, from the coding sequence GTGTCAGTTTGGGAGAAAACACAGAACAAGTATGTTTTGCTTAACTTGGAGTCCAATAGTAAAGCTTCAATTTTAAAAGAGCTTGCAGCGTATGCAGCAAAAAAAATTGGAGATGTTGATGCTCAAGAAATAGCACAAGCTTTAATTAATAGAGAAAAGTTAAGTTCAACAGCAATTGGTGCAGGGGTGGCTATACCGCATGTGCGTTTAAAGTCATTTAAAGATAGCCATGTCCTTATTGCAAAAAGTGCTAAAGGTGTTGGCTTTGATGCTATTGATGAAAAACCTGTACACCTTATTTTTTGTGTATTGAGTCCCGTTAAAGCTACTGAAAAACATTTAAAGTTATTGTCGAGAGTTGCTAAGTTTTTACATGATACTTCCTTTAAAGAACAACTGATTAAAGCAAGTGATGAAAATGAAGTTTTACAAGCACTGGCAAAAAAAGATAGTAGTTATTGA
- the raiA gene encoding ribosome-associated translation inhibitor RaiA, with product MKKNITFRHMDSSDALKTHAYEKLRKLEKYNNPASEAHIVLSVDGHRHQAEINFTAKQFSSTVSAESTDMYASIDDAVTKLEQSIKKHNDKIRAQG from the coding sequence ATGAAAAAAAATATAACATTTAGGCATATGGATAGTAGCGATGCATTAAAAACACATGCATACGAAAAGCTAAGAAAACTAGAAAAATACAATAATCCAGCTAGCGAAGCACATATTGTTCTAAGTGTTGATGGCCATAGACATCAAGCAGAAATAAACTTTACCGCAAAACAATTTTCTTCAACTGTCAGTGCTGAAAGTACAGATATGTATGCCTCTATTGATGATGCAGTAACAAAACTAGAACAGTCAATAAAAAAGCATAATGATAAAATACGAGCACAAGGTTAA
- the rpoN gene encoding RNA polymerase factor sigma-54, producing the protein MAIELKQSLKLSQQLVMTPQLQQAIKLLQLNRMELAEHCMTELVENPLLEEVVSQSENREEKLAQREQDANKEVDPQKNQGSEDINWENYLNSQSHRTASEGRAIRDYDPDKPSFEANLVKETTLIDHLLQQLYLSKLIEEDRRIANAIICNLEEDGYLRTSCEEIAQSLEVEFEDVEAVLECVQSFDPVGVAARNLKECLLAQCNYKKSSHLVKMVVREHLADLEKKNYAEICKSTGMSKQQLAKCIEYISSLDPRPGRQFFNENSNYITPDIYVDKINGEYVIRQNEDGLPKLKISRLYEQALRGAKTSESVKEYINEKLRSAIWLIRSIHQRQRTIYKVTESIVKMQRDFFEKGIGGLKPMVLKDIAEDIGMHESTVSRVTTNKYVHTPQGIFELKFFFNSGIKRVEGTNMASEAVKEKIRLVIQSEDAKKPFSDQEIVELLRQKNIDIARRTVAKYREMLGILSSSKRKQVLLN; encoded by the coding sequence ATGGCAATAGAGTTAAAGCAGAGTTTAAAGTTAAGTCAGCAGTTGGTGATGACACCACAATTGCAGCAAGCAATTAAATTATTGCAATTGAATCGCATGGAGCTGGCTGAGCACTGTATGACTGAATTGGTTGAAAATCCTTTGTTAGAAGAAGTTGTTAGTCAATCTGAAAATAGAGAAGAGAAACTGGCCCAGCGTGAGCAAGATGCCAATAAAGAAGTTGATCCACAAAAAAATCAAGGCTCAGAGGATATCAATTGGGAAAACTATTTAAATAGCCAAAGCCATAGAACCGCATCTGAAGGAAGAGCAATCCGTGACTATGACCCTGATAAGCCTTCATTTGAGGCTAATTTGGTTAAAGAAACCACGCTAATTGATCACTTATTGCAACAATTGTATTTAAGCAAATTGATTGAAGAAGATAGAAGAATTGCTAATGCTATTATTTGTAATCTAGAAGAAGATGGATATTTAAGAACATCGTGTGAAGAAATTGCACAAAGTTTAGAAGTAGAGTTTGAAGATGTAGAAGCAGTTTTGGAATGTGTTCAAAGTTTTGATCCTGTTGGTGTTGCTGCTAGAAATTTAAAAGAGTGCTTGTTGGCACAGTGTAATTACAAAAAGAGCAGTCATTTGGTTAAAATGGTTGTTCGGGAGCATTTAGCTGATTTAGAAAAGAAAAATTACGCGGAAATATGCAAATCTACGGGTATGTCAAAACAACAATTGGCAAAGTGTATAGAGTATATATCTTCATTAGACCCTAGACCGGGCCGACAATTTTTTAACGAAAACTCAAATTATATCACGCCAGATATCTATGTTGATAAAATTAATGGTGAGTATGTGATTCGTCAAAATGAAGATGGCCTGCCAAAATTAAAAATTTCTCGATTGTATGAGCAGGCTTTAAGGGGAGCAAAGACTTCTGAAAGTGTAAAAGAATACATCAATGAAAAACTGCGTTCAGCAATATGGCTGATTCGTTCTATTCATCAAAGACAAAGAACTATTTATAAAGTCACAGAGTCTATAGTAAAAATGCAAAGAGACTTTTTTGAAAAAGGCATTGGCGGGTTAAAACCTATGGTTTTAAAAGATATTGCTGAAGATATAGGCATGCACGAGTCAACAGTAAGTAGGGTAACAACCAATAAGTATGTACATACACCGCAGGGTATTTTTGAGCTTAAGTTTTTCTTTAACTCAGGTATAAAACGCGTAGAAGGTACCAATATGGCTTCAGAAGCTGTAAAAGAAAAAATTAGGTTGGTGATACAAAGTGAAGACGCAAAAAAACCCTTCAGTGACCAGGAAATTGTAGAATTGTTAAGACAAAAAAATATAGACATTGCCCGTAGAACAGTAGCTAAGTATAGAGAAATGTTAGGTATTTTGTCATCCTCAAAAAGAAAACAAGTTTTATTGAACTAA
- a CDS encoding CTP synthase has protein sequence MKTKGPKFIFVTGGVVSSLGKGVAAASIGALLENRGLNITFQKLDPYINVDPGTMSPFQHGEVFVTEDGGETDLDLGHYERFTHAVMKKDNNFTTGKVYEAVLEKERKGEYLGATVQVIPHITNEIKDRVKKNAQGYDVAIVEVGGTVGDIESLPFLEAIRQCRGDLGWDNTLYVHLTLVPYLPTAGEVKTKPTQHSVKALQQIGIQPDILICRTDRDLDKEIKAKIGLFCNLRPESVITAKDTDTIYEVPLLFEQEGLSNRIVEKLNMWTREPNLAQWKDLVKKVRSPKYAVNIAVVGKYIDLTDSYKSLNAALTHAALGHDCKMNIQFFDSEELEKKEDLSKVFAEVDAILVPGGFGNRGVEGKVKSIRYAREKQLPFFGICLGLQCAVIEVARSLAGIKNATSLEFDEQAENPVVTLMDNQKNVYRKGGTMRLGAYPCSLQENSLARACYKEDVIHERHRHRFEVNNDYVDALEKVGFKASGRLEQGNLVEIMELQGHPWFLGCQFHPEFKSKPLKPHPLFLSFIGAALKLKK, from the coding sequence GTGAAAACGAAAGGTCCAAAATTTATTTTTGTTACAGGTGGAGTGGTATCTTCTTTGGGAAAGGGGGTTGCAGCTGCATCTATTGGCGCACTTTTAGAAAACAGAGGTTTAAACATTACTTTCCAAAAGCTAGACCCTTATATCAATGTTGACCCTGGGACGATGTCACCGTTTCAGCATGGAGAAGTATTTGTTACTGAAGATGGTGGTGAAACAGATTTAGATTTAGGTCATTATGAACGTTTCACACATGCTGTAATGAAAAAAGATAATAACTTCACTACAGGCAAGGTATACGAAGCAGTTTTAGAAAAAGAACGTAAAGGTGAGTACTTGGGGGCAACCGTGCAGGTCATTCCTCATATTACCAATGAAATAAAAGATAGAGTTAAAAAAAATGCTCAAGGTTATGATGTAGCTATTGTTGAAGTGGGGGGAACAGTTGGCGATATTGAAAGCCTTCCTTTTTTAGAGGCGATTCGTCAATGCAGGGGCGATTTAGGTTGGGATAATACTTTGTATGTTCATTTAACATTGGTGCCTTATTTGCCCACGGCTGGCGAAGTTAAAACCAAGCCTACACAGCATTCTGTCAAGGCTTTGCAACAAATAGGTATACAGCCAGATATATTGATTTGTAGAACTGATCGTGACTTGGACAAAGAAATTAAAGCTAAAATTGGGCTGTTTTGTAACTTACGCCCAGAGTCAGTGATTACCGCAAAAGATACAGACACTATTTATGAAGTGCCTCTGTTATTTGAGCAAGAAGGTTTATCCAACAGGATTGTTGAAAAATTAAACATGTGGACGCGTGAGCCAAATTTGGCGCAATGGAAAGACTTGGTTAAAAAAGTTAGGTCACCCAAGTATGCAGTTAATATTGCTGTTGTAGGTAAATACATTGATTTAACGGATTCCTATAAAAGTTTAAATGCGGCGCTTACCCATGCTGCTCTTGGGCATGATTGCAAAATGAACATTCAGTTTTTTGATTCAGAAGAGTTGGAAAAAAAGGAAGACTTGTCTAAAGTTTTTGCAGAAGTTGATGCTATTTTGGTGCCCGGTGGGTTTGGAAATCGTGGTGTAGAAGGTAAAGTAAAAAGTATTCGTTATGCCAGAGAAAAGCAATTGCCTTTTTTTGGTATCTGTTTAGGCTTACAATGTGCAGTTATTGAAGTGGCCCGGTCGCTTGCAGGTATAAAAAATGCAACTTCTTTAGAGTTTGATGAACAAGCAGAGAATCCTGTTGTAACTTTAATGGATAATCAAAAAAACGTTTATCGAAAGGGCGGTACAATGCGTTTAGGAGCCTACCCTTGCTCTTTGCAAGAAAATAGTTTGGCTAGAGCTTGTTATAAAGAAGATGTTATTCATGAAAGACATAGACATCGTTTTGAAGTTAATAACGATTATGTTGATGCACTAGAAAAAGTTGGTTTTAAAGCATCGGGTCGGTTAGAGCAGGGCAATCTAGTTGAAATTATGGAATTACAAGGGCATCCCTGGTTTTTGGGATGCCAGTTTCATCCCGAGTTTAAGAGCAAGCCTTTAAAGCCACACCCTTTATTTTTAAGCTTTATAGGTGCAGCCCTAAAATTAAAAAAGTAA
- the rpsI gene encoding 30S ribosomal protein S9 has translation MPKAHYKYTGTGKRKTSVARIYMNEGSGQWTVNGKAHDEYFPTRTHQICINRPFALLGLENKYDVKVTVAGGGITGQAEAIMYGLSKALTAVNEEENRPKLRAEGLLTRDARETERKKYGQPGARKRFQYSKR, from the coding sequence ATGCCAAAAGCACATTATAAATATACAGGGACAGGTAAACGTAAAACATCAGTTGCTAGAATTTACATGAATGAAGGTTCTGGACAATGGACAGTTAATGGAAAAGCACATGATGAGTATTTTCCAACACGTACGCATCAAATTTGTATTAACAGACCCTTTGCATTGTTAGGTTTAGAAAACAAGTATGATGTTAAAGTTACTGTAGCCGGTGGTGGAATTACCGGACAAGCTGAAGCCATCATGTATGGTTTATCAAAAGCTTTGACAGCTGTTAATGAGGAAGAAAATAGACCAAAACTGAGAGCTGAAGGTTTGTTGACTAGAGATGCGCGTGAAACAGAACGTAAAAAATACGGCCAACCTGGGGCACGTAAACGTTTCCAGTATTCAAAACGTTAA
- the rplM gene encoding 50S ribosomal protein L13, with product MIAKTYSQKKEQVTRHWKVMDADGKILGRLATEVARVLKGKHKPTFTPHVDGGDFVVVTNAAKIKLTGNKLDQKVYYHHTGYRGGLKQVVASELLENNPCRMIEYAVKGMLPKGSLGRDMIKKLKIYAGEEHPHEAQQPQKYEF from the coding sequence ATGATTGCAAAAACATATAGTCAGAAAAAAGAACAAGTGACACGTCATTGGAAAGTAATGGATGCTGACGGTAAAATTTTGGGACGTTTGGCCACTGAGGTCGCTCGTGTGCTTAAAGGTAAGCACAAGCCAACGTTTACGCCACATGTTGATGGGGGTGATTTTGTTGTAGTAACCAATGCAGCAAAAATTAAACTTACCGGCAACAAACTTGATCAAAAAGTTTATTACCACCACACAGGATACAGAGGTGGTTTAAAGCAGGTGGTTGCATCTGAGCTTTTGGAAAACAATCCATGCAGAATGATTGAGTATGCTGTAAAAGGAATGTTGCCTAAAGGTTCATTAGGGCGTGACATGATTAAAAAATTAAAAATATACGCGGGTGAAGAGCATCCACATGAAGCTCAACAGCCACAAAAATATGAGTTTTAA
- a CDS encoding HU family DNA-binding protein, with product MLKQTLINRIYKDIKFRHIPKVAVDEMLKACLEQIVVAAKENESTQLSHFGTFYPTLYQEKKGHNPNTGEVLHIKPHKKLKFKASKKLLTTLK from the coding sequence ATGCTCAAGCAAACACTGATTAATCGCATATATAAGGATATTAAATTTCGACATATACCCAAAGTTGCTGTTGATGAAATGCTCAAGGCATGTCTTGAACAAATCGTTGTGGCTGCTAAAGAAAATGAGTCTACGCAATTGAGTCACTTTGGTACATTCTACCCCACTTTATATCAGGAAAAAAAAGGGCATAACCCAAACACTGGAGAAGTTTTACACATTAAACCGCACAAAAAACTCAAATTTAAAGCTTCAAAAAAGTTACTTACAACTCTGAAATAA
- a CDS encoding aldehyde dehydrogenase family protein, translating into MQDILEKQNEYFYSNQFKPSYQTRISFLNRLQEAIKKYEDDILEALQLDCGKPEIEAFLSEIYFVYSEIKLARRNLKKWMQKKKVSSPFFNFYSKSYYQYQPYGQVLIMGPWNYPVQLTLGPLVSALSAGNVAVVKPSEKTPQTAKIIAKVIQDAFKQEQVICINGGVDAAQELLKHRFNKIFFTGSTSVGLKIAEQAAKTLTPVTLELGGKSPCVIDQSADLELACENLLRTKIFNAGQTCVAPDYVCIEASLEDDFKKTMTQIYNKVYKPHPIEAWSSKIINEQHFTRLEKLVANSDPSKVIIFSKDSFKKHYFPLSLVFDITWDDPIMQEEIFGPILPVIKFSSLDTLLSKFNQLEKPLSLSVFAKDKIFIKKIVQNTQSGVVDVNSIMKSVSNINLPFGGVGHSGMGSSHGFFGFKSFSYTRSLTYKIGQDLFALQPAYSKFYKMIRKFLS; encoded by the coding sequence ATGCAAGATATTTTAGAAAAACAAAATGAGTACTTCTATTCTAATCAATTTAAACCTTCTTATCAGACTAGAATAAGTTTTCTTAATCGTTTACAGGAGGCAATTAAAAAATATGAGGATGATATTCTTGAAGCATTGCAGTTGGATTGTGGAAAACCAGAGATTGAAGCTTTTTTAAGTGAAATTTATTTTGTCTACTCTGAAATAAAACTTGCAAGACGTAACTTAAAAAAGTGGATGCAGAAAAAAAAAGTATCCAGTCCCTTTTTTAATTTTTATTCTAAAAGTTATTATCAATATCAACCCTATGGGCAAGTTTTAATTATGGGGCCTTGGAATTATCCAGTTCAGTTAACCTTAGGGCCTTTGGTTTCAGCTTTATCTGCTGGGAATGTTGCAGTGGTAAAACCATCTGAAAAAACACCACAAACTGCAAAAATTATAGCAAAAGTTATACAAGATGCATTTAAACAAGAGCAGGTGATCTGCATCAATGGAGGTGTTGATGCAGCACAGGAACTATTAAAACATCGATTTAATAAAATTTTTTTTACAGGGAGCACTTCTGTAGGGTTGAAAATAGCAGAACAAGCGGCAAAAACACTAACCCCAGTTACTTTAGAGCTCGGGGGTAAAAGTCCTTGTGTTATTGATCAATCAGCAGATCTAGAGTTAGCCTGCGAAAATCTTCTTAGAACCAAAATATTTAATGCAGGGCAAACCTGCGTCGCTCCAGATTATGTTTGTATTGAAGCATCACTTGAAGATGACTTTAAGAAAACAATGACTCAAATATACAACAAGGTTTATAAACCACATCCTATTGAAGCTTGGAGTTCAAAAATTATCAATGAACAGCATTTTACTCGTTTAGAAAAACTAGTAGCAAATAGCGATCCATCCAAAGTTATTATTTTTAGTAAAGATAGTTTTAAAAAACACTACTTCCCGCTAAGTCTAGTTTTTGATATCACTTGGGATGATCCAATCATGCAAGAAGAAATTTTTGGTCCAATTTTACCTGTAATAAAGTTTAGTTCTCTTGATACATTGCTGTCCAAGTTCAATCAATTGGAAAAGCCTTTGAGTTTATCGGTTTTTGCTAAAGACAAAATCTTTATCAAAAAAATTGTTCAAAACACACAGTCGGGTGTGGTTGATGTTAATTCAATCATGAAGTCTGTGAGCAATATCAACTTACCTTTTGGTGGTGTTGGGCATAGTGGTATGGGAAGTAGTCATGGTTTTTTTGGTTTTAAAAGTTTTAGCTATACAAGATCATTGACATATAAAATTGGTCAAGATTTGTTTGCCTTACAGCCGGCATACAGTAAATTTTACAAAATGATACGTAAATTTTTGAGTTGA